Genomic DNA from Alistipes indistinctus YIT 12060:
AACTGCCTGCAAACCGGTACTACATCTTCGGTAAAGGAGGAGCACAGGAGTTGGCTCGCAGTGAAAACATACCGTTGCTGGCTGAAATTCCGCTTATCCAGAGCGTCCGCGAAGCGGCCGATGCAGGAACGCCGGTCGCCACGCAGGAGAGCACCTCCGCCGCCTTTTACACCGGTTTGGCTAAAAACCTCGTAACGGAATTGGAAAAGACGGGACACTGACGATAACTTTTTCCACACTGTCTGTCAGTAAACTCGCTTCCAACTATTTATCACACCGAAGATCGTTTTAATAAATTGTTAACAGAACATTAAACCGGTGTGTATCGAAAATGAAAGTTTTCTCATCCGGGCTATTGTTTGTTCGATCGTTGAGTTGATATAGACGTTTTTAGCAGAGATGCAAACTTTTTTTGCTGTGATCTTTCAACACTCTCTTATCGGGTTTTCCACCGGTCCGGGACGCGGCCGATCGGATGTCGATATGTTGGCAACGCTTACCGACAACTGTCGATAACCGGATAAAAAAGGGGCATGGACACTTACCGAAGCAATATGATATGTTGATGGATTGTTTTTATTAACTTTACATTTTATCATCCAAAATAGTTCCTCGGAATTATCAACACGGCCAACGCCTCTTATTATTACTCTTTTCTTTTTAAATTTTAAAAAGGAAATAAAAATATAAAAAAGAACTGTTCACACTGCTGCCTATGAAATCCGAAAAATTTTCACCCGACCAACTTCGCCGGATCGAACAGCTCCGGCAATTGGCCAAAGAGAAAAACGCCGTAATTCTGGCTCACTACTATACACGTCCGGAAATTCAGGAAGCAGCCGATTTTACCGGCGATTCGCTCGCGCTTTCCGAAAAGGCCGCACAGACAGATGCGGATATCATCCTGTTTGCGGGCGTTCATTTCATGGCCGAGACGGCCAAAATACTTTCACCGGATAAGAAGGTACTGCTGCCCGATCCGGCGGCGGGTTGTTCGTTGGCCGATTCGTGCGAAGCATCGGCGTTCGCAAAGTTTCTGGAACGGTATCCCGGTTATACGGTGGTCTCCTATGTCAATACGTCAGTGGGGGTAAAGGCCCTGACTGATATCTGCTGTACGTCGAGCAACGCCGTCGAGATCGTGCGTTCATTGCCGGTGAACGCCAAGATCGTCTTTGCGCCGGACCGCAACCTGGGCAATTACATCCAGAGTGTTACCGGACGCGATATGGTGGTATGGGACGGTGCGTGCCATGTGCATGAGGAATTCTCCCTCGAGAAGATTATCGAATTGAAAAAACAATACCCCGAAGCCAAAGTGCTGGCACATCCGGAATGCAAAAAGCCCGTGTTGCTGGTCGCCGACTATGTCGGCAGTACGGCCGCGCTGCTCAACTATGCGACGCAGAGCGATGCCGACACGTTTATCGTCGTCACCGAACCGGGTATCCTGCACCAGATGGCCAAGGACAATCCGTCGAAACGTTTCATTCCGGCTCCCCCGTCCGATTCGACATGCGGATGCAACGACTGTTCGTACATGAAACTCGTTACGCTCGACAAAATGTACGCGGCATTGCGTGACGAAACGCCCGAGGTGGTCATCGAAGAGTCGATCCGCCGCCGGGCCGAGCGTTCCATCCGCAATATGCTTGCTGCCAAACGCTGATTATGATATATTTGCGTGACAAAGCGTTTTGCACATGCGAGAATTCGCGAATCCAAACTAAAACCAAACGATAAATGAAAAGATGGGGAATGGCCCTTTGCTGTCTGCTGCTGGCAGCCGTGCAAGTCCGGGCTGACGAAGGAATGTGGCTGCTGCCTTACCTGCAGAAGCTGAATATTAAGGATATGAAGGCCAAAGGGCTGAAGCTTTCGGCCGAGCAGATTTATAACCTCAACGGTACATCGCTGAAGGATGCGATTGTGATTTTCGGCGGCGGGTGCACCGGAGAGATCGTATCGCCCAACGGATTGGTCTTTACCAACCACCATTGCGGTTACGGTTCTATACAGCGGCTCAGCAGCGTCGAACACGACTATCTGCAAAACGGTTTTTGGGCGATGGATTACAAAGAGGAGTTGCCTTGTCCGGGCATGTCGGTTACCTTTATCCGCAGCATCGAGGATGTTTCGGATAGGATTCTGCCTTTTCTGAGTGATTCGATGAGCGAGCAGCAACGGCAGAAACAGGTTGACGAACTGTCCGATAAGATCGTAAAGGAAGCGTTGCCGGAAAAGAGTTCTAAAGAGGCGTTTGTCAAATCGTTTTTCGGCGGGAATCAATATCTGTTGTTCGTTGTGGAACAGTATACCGACCTGCGCCTGGTAGGAACCCCGCCCTCTTCGATCGGCAAATTCGGCGGAGATACCGACAATTGGATGTGGCCGCGCCATACGGGCGACTTTTCGGTTTTCCGGGTTTATGCCGATAAGGATGGTAAACCGGCACCGTATTCCAAAGACAATATACCTTATGCGACGCCGACCCATTTGAAAATATCGCTGAAAGGGGTAAAACCGGGCGATTATACGATGATCATGGGTTTTCCCGGATCGACCGAGCGTTACATGACCTCTTTCGAGATCGACCAGGTGCTGAACGTGGACAATCCGAACCGGATCTTTATTCGCGGCGAACGGCAGAAACTGATGATGGAGGATATGCAGGCCAGTGAGAAGGTACGCCTGCAGTATGCGAACAAATACGCCGGTTCTTCGAATTACTGGAAGAACTCGATCGGTGAGAGCCGCGGGTTGCGCAAATTGAATGTGAAGGGGCAGAAAGAGGCTTTGGAAGCACAATTTCAGGCCTGGGCGGCTGCCGATCCCGTCCGTCAGGCGAAGTACGGCGATGCGTTGAAACTGATTAAGGAGGCTGTCGCCGAGCGGATTCCGTATGAAAATTACCGGCAGTACATTTCCGAAGCGTTGTTGCGGGGAACTGAGATCATCGCAATGGCAGGAGTGGGGAACAGGCTGCTGAAAAAGGATTCCACGCGGTTGGATACGGTGGTGTTGGCAGCACTGGGTAAGGGACTGTCCGGCATGTATAAGGATTACAACCCGCCTACGGACCGGAAGATAGCCAAACGGATGATCCGGATCGTATACGACAGCCTGTCGAAAGAGGATCGTCCGGTCGAGCTGAATCGAATCGACAGCCTGTTTGCCGGAGATGTGGAACGATATGTGGATTTTCTGTACGATAATTCGATTTTCGCTTCCCGGCAACAGTTTGAGGCCTTCTTAAAGGATCCGGATATTGAAAAACTGAAAAACGATCCGGCTTACCGGCTCAATAAGTCGGTGATGCAGTCGTTCGGGCGGGATGCGAAAAAATTGTCGGAAATAGCCAAAAAATACCGCCGCGGGCACCGCCTTTTCATTGCCGGTCTGCTGGAAATGCAACCGGACAGGAAATTCTATCCCGATGCCAATTTCACTATGCGGCTTACTTACGGACAGGTACTTCCTTACCGGCCTGCGGACGGCGTTATTTACGATTATTATACTACCCTGGACGGTGTGATTGCCAAGGAGGATACGTCGAATCCGATGGAATTTACAGTTCCGGAAAAACTCAAGGAGCTGCACCGTGCCAAGGATTTCGGCCAATA
This window encodes:
- the nadA gene encoding quinolinate synthase NadA — encoded protein: MKSEKFSPDQLRRIEQLRQLAKEKNAVILAHYYTRPEIQEAADFTGDSLALSEKAAQTDADIILFAGVHFMAETAKILSPDKKVLLPDPAAGCSLADSCEASAFAKFLERYPGYTVVSYVNTSVGVKALTDICCTSSNAVEIVRSLPVNAKIVFAPDRNLGNYIQSVTGRDMVVWDGACHVHEEFSLEKIIELKKQYPEAKVLAHPECKKPVLLVADYVGSTAALLNYATQSDADTFIVVTEPGILHQMAKDNPSKRFIPAPPSDSTCGCNDCSYMKLVTLDKMYAALRDETPEVVIEESIRRRAERSIRNMLAAKR
- a CDS encoding S46 family peptidase; its protein translation is MKRWGMALCCLLLAAVQVRADEGMWLLPYLQKLNIKDMKAKGLKLSAEQIYNLNGTSLKDAIVIFGGGCTGEIVSPNGLVFTNHHCGYGSIQRLSSVEHDYLQNGFWAMDYKEELPCPGMSVTFIRSIEDVSDRILPFLSDSMSEQQRQKQVDELSDKIVKEALPEKSSKEAFVKSFFGGNQYLLFVVEQYTDLRLVGTPPSSIGKFGGDTDNWMWPRHTGDFSVFRVYADKDGKPAPYSKDNIPYATPTHLKISLKGVKPGDYTMIMGFPGSTERYMTSFEIDQVLNVDNPNRIFIRGERQKLMMEDMQASEKVRLQYANKYAGSSNYWKNSIGESRGLRKLNVKGQKEALEAQFQAWAAADPVRQAKYGDALKLIKEAVAERIPYENYRQYISEALLRGTEIIAMAGVGNRLLKKDSTRLDTVVLAALGKGLSGMYKDYNPPTDRKIAKRMIRIVYDSLSKEDRPVELNRIDSLFAGDVERYVDFLYDNSIFASRQQFEAFLKDPDIEKLKNDPAYRLNKSVMQSFGRDAKKLSEIAKKYRRGHRLFIAGLLEMQPDRKFYPDANFTMRLTYGQVLPYRPADGVIYDYYTTLDGVIAKEDTSNPMEFTVPEKLKELHRAKDFGQYAEEGTVRVGFLSNNDITGGNSGSPVLNGKGELVGLAFDGNWEAMSGDIAFEPRLQRTISVDIRYVLFVIEKYAGATRLIDELTLVR